A portion of the Pseudomonas sp. PSE14 genome contains these proteins:
- a CDS encoding DTW domain-containing protein, producing MSRARCPRCERPLTHCLCALIPHLDNRTRVLLLQHPSEVGHALNTARLAVLGLANAELLVGEDFSGLDLSAWDAWLLFPGESAVALADLAARPVDKPRLLVVPDGTWRKARKLLHLNPNLAALPRVVLPDGLSSRYRLRKAPAEGALSTIEAVVHALDALDAPQSHTELLRPFETLIDGQIAAMGEETFQRNHGPRSSS from the coding sequence ATGAGCCGCGCCCGTTGTCCGCGCTGCGAGCGCCCGCTGACGCATTGCCTGTGCGCGCTGATCCCGCACCTGGACAACCGCACCCGCGTGTTGCTGCTGCAGCACCCGAGCGAAGTCGGCCATGCGCTGAATACCGCGCGACTGGCAGTCCTAGGGCTGGCCAATGCGGAGCTGCTGGTGGGCGAGGATTTCAGTGGTCTCGACCTGTCGGCCTGGGATGCGTGGCTGCTGTTCCCCGGTGAGTCCGCTGTCGCGTTGGCCGATCTGGCGGCGCGCCCTGTGGATAAGCCGCGCCTGCTGGTAGTGCCCGATGGCACCTGGCGCAAGGCGCGCAAGCTGCTGCATCTCAATCCCAATCTCGCGGCGCTGCCCCGTGTGGTACTGCCCGACGGGCTGAGCTCCCGCTACCGCCTGCGCAAGGCGCCGGCCGAAGGTGCGCTGTCGACCATCGAGGCAGTGGTGCATGCCCTCGACGCGCTGGATGCGCCGCAGTCCCACACGGAGCTGCTGCGGCCGTTCGAGACCCTGATCGACGGACAGATCGCCGCGATGGGGGAGGAGACCTTCCAGCGCAATCATGGGCCGCGATCTTCCTCCTGA
- a CDS encoding LysR family transcriptional regulator, with protein sequence MSASALPDVKLLRIFACVVRSQGFAAAQQELNLSTSAISTYMSQLENQLGIVLCHRGRGGFGLTSKGELFYQETLRILGELEGFERYAATLKGELRGTLNLGVLDSTVSDPALPLAEVIGAFSSLHPAVHLHLQVQSPYELQLAVLDNRLDLAIGSFFSRMNGLVYQPLYREQHWLYCSDRHPLFDGRRIPAELITQQRMVGRGYWSQAELARHGFKHSAGTVESMEAQLILILSGGYIGYLPEHYAHPWVEQGRLRALLPATFGYQAPFSLILRRGRSREPLIQNFRDLLRTQPNTP encoded by the coding sequence ATGAGCGCCAGCGCATTGCCTGACGTCAAGCTGCTGCGAATCTTCGCCTGCGTAGTGCGCAGCCAGGGTTTCGCCGCCGCCCAGCAGGAGCTGAACCTGTCGACCTCGGCGATCAGCACCTACATGAGCCAACTGGAGAATCAGCTGGGCATCGTGCTCTGCCACCGCGGCCGCGGGGGATTCGGGCTGACCAGCAAAGGCGAGCTGTTCTACCAGGAAACCCTGCGCATCCTCGGCGAACTGGAAGGCTTCGAGCGCTATGCCGCCACCCTGAAGGGCGAGCTGCGTGGCACCCTCAACCTCGGCGTTCTGGACTCCACGGTAAGCGACCCGGCGCTGCCGCTGGCCGAAGTGATCGGCGCCTTCAGCAGCCTGCACCCGGCGGTGCATCTGCACCTGCAGGTACAGAGCCCTTACGAGCTGCAGCTGGCGGTGCTGGACAACCGCCTGGACCTGGCCATCGGTTCCTTCTTCAGCCGCATGAACGGTCTGGTCTACCAGCCGCTCTATAGAGAGCAGCACTGGCTGTACTGCAGCGACCGTCATCCGCTGTTCGACGGCCGGCGCATTCCCGCTGAACTGATCACCCAGCAGCGCATGGTCGGCCGTGGCTACTGGAGCCAGGCGGAACTGGCGCGGCACGGCTTCAAGCACAGCGCCGGCACTGTGGAGAGTATGGAGGCGCAGCTGATCCTGATTCTCTCCGGCGGCTACATCGGCTACCTGCCCGAGCATTACGCCCACCCCTGGGTGGAGCAGGGCCGGCTGCGCGCGCTGCTGCCGGCGACCTTCGGCTACCAGGCGCCGTTCTCCCTGATCCTGCGCCGTGGCCGTTCCCGCGAGCCGCTGATCCAGAACTTCCGCGACCTGCTGCGGACGCAGCCGAACACGCCATGA
- a CDS encoding antibiotic biosynthesis monooxygenase, with translation MTQPSPIHTCVDTPHFVLQIEIGVTPQQRAHIAAKLGDYLEHLQQLFHLRPGYLASELHAEGEPQRLVGRLHWRRREDWEAAWDCRSTASDLFADSLLRLGARSISFGSGDTGA, from the coding sequence ATGACCCAGCCCAGCCCGATCCACACCTGCGTCGACACCCCGCACTTCGTCCTGCAGATCGAGATTGGCGTGACGCCACAGCAGCGCGCGCACATCGCCGCGAAACTGGGTGATTACCTGGAACACCTGCAGCAGCTGTTCCACCTGCGCCCCGGCTACCTCGCCAGCGAACTGCACGCCGAAGGCGAGCCGCAGCGCCTGGTCGGCCGCCTGCACTGGCGCCGCCGGGAAGACTGGGAAGCCGCCTGGGATTGCCGCAGCACCGCCAGCGACCTGTTCGCCGACAGCCTGCTCAGGCTTGGCGCGCGGAGCATCAGTTTCGGCAGTGGTGACACCGGAGCATGA
- a CDS encoding acetyltransferase: protein MLIRQRIAADNPRLLDIWLRSVRATHHFLQASDIDALLPQVRDLYLPAVEVWVAVDNDDHPLGFIGLNERHVEMLFIDPEMRGQGIGTRLLDFVRESRDSLSVDVNEQNPQAVGFYLHYGFVQTGRSPTDGEGRPFPLLHMSLPDALFS from the coding sequence ATGCTCATTCGCCAACGCATCGCCGCGGACAATCCGCGCCTGCTCGACATCTGGCTGCGCTCCGTGCGCGCTACCCATCACTTCCTCCAGGCGTCTGATATCGACGCGCTGCTGCCGCAGGTCCGCGACCTGTATCTGCCCGCCGTCGAGGTCTGGGTGGCGGTGGATAACGACGATCATCCACTGGGTTTCATCGGGCTCAACGAGCGCCATGTGGAAATGCTCTTCATCGACCCCGAGATGCGCGGACAGGGCATCGGTACCCGGTTGCTCGACTTCGTGCGTGAGTCGCGCGATTCGTTGAGCGTCGACGTCAACGAGCAGAACCCGCAGGCGGTGGGGTTTTACCTGCACTACGGCTTCGTCCAGACCGGGCGCTCGCCCACCGACGGTGAAGGGCGGCCGTTTCCGCTGCTGCACATGAGCCTGCCGGACGCTCTGTTCTCGTAG
- a CDS encoding ABC-F family ATP-binding cassette domain-containing protein: MTSPFTLALQGVFFHLPSGEALLSDLNETFDDRRTALVGRNGVGKSVLARIMAGKLQPSAGLCLSSGLVHYLPQRVEPQAFRSVADLAGVQPLLDALARIEAGGVDPADFERLDGHWDIHARLEAELAASGLGHLAPDTPAAHLSGGECTRVALLGAWLSEADWLILDEPSNHLDRAGREALREQVQRWRGGLILVSHDRLLLDDLPRIVELSSTGLRSYAGGYGFYREVRQQEQDHAQRELQRRKLERDRQQRAMQEQRERQEHRQAKGRKDAREANQAKILVDRQKERSQASIARLSTQHGDRREQLAREVREAFGQLREEDGVTLNAPDCELPEQRGVLSLEALRLPFGNAAPLDLQLTGPRRVAVIGNNGSGKSTLLKVIAGELDPASGSCELKVRSAYLDQHLAALLPGRSVLEQLQARNRALDQSVLRTRLAQLGLSAARVDQPCGLLSGGERLKAALACEIYAEQPAQLLLLDEPDNHLDLPSREALETLLRQYRGALLVVSHDEAFLDRLELEARLACMNDGWRWHRE, encoded by the coding sequence ATGACGAGCCCCTTCACCCTGGCGCTGCAAGGCGTCTTTTTCCACCTGCCCAGCGGCGAAGCGCTGCTGAGCGATCTCAACGAAACCTTCGACGACCGTCGCACCGCACTGGTCGGGCGCAATGGCGTGGGCAAGTCCGTGCTGGCGCGGATCATGGCCGGAAAGCTGCAGCCCAGTGCCGGGCTTTGCCTGAGTTCCGGGCTGGTGCACTACCTGCCGCAGCGCGTCGAGCCGCAGGCGTTTCGCAGCGTGGCGGACCTCGCCGGGGTGCAGCCGCTGCTGGATGCGCTGGCGCGGATCGAGGCGGGCGGCGTCGATCCCGCCGACTTCGAACGCCTCGACGGTCACTGGGATATCCATGCACGCCTGGAGGCTGAGCTGGCCGCCAGCGGGCTCGGGCACCTGGCGCCCGACACGCCAGCCGCACACTTGAGCGGTGGCGAGTGCACGCGAGTGGCGCTGCTCGGTGCCTGGCTCAGCGAGGCAGACTGGCTGATTCTCGACGAGCCGAGCAACCACCTCGACCGCGCCGGGCGTGAAGCGCTACGTGAGCAAGTGCAGCGCTGGCGTGGCGGGCTGATCCTGGTCAGCCATGACCGCCTGCTGCTGGACGATCTGCCGCGGATCGTCGAACTGTCTTCCACCGGATTGCGCAGCTATGCCGGCGGCTACGGCTTTTATCGGGAGGTCCGCCAGCAGGAACAGGACCATGCCCAGCGCGAATTGCAGCGTCGCAAGCTGGAGCGCGACCGCCAGCAACGGGCCATGCAGGAGCAGCGCGAGCGCCAGGAGCATCGCCAGGCGAAAGGGCGGAAGGATGCGCGCGAAGCCAACCAGGCAAAGATCCTCGTCGATCGGCAGAAGGAGCGCAGCCAGGCCAGCATCGCCCGCCTGAGCACCCAGCACGGCGATCGTCGCGAGCAGTTGGCGCGTGAAGTGCGAGAGGCGTTCGGCCAGTTGCGCGAGGAGGATGGAGTGACGCTCAACGCGCCGGACTGCGAACTGCCCGAACAGCGCGGCGTACTTTCGCTGGAGGCGTTGCGCTTGCCGTTCGGCAATGCCGCGCCGCTCGATCTGCAACTGACGGGACCGCGCCGTGTGGCGGTGATCGGAAACAATGGCAGCGGCAAGTCGACGTTGCTCAAGGTCATCGCCGGCGAATTGGACCCCGCTTCCGGTTCGTGCGAGCTGAAGGTACGCAGCGCCTACCTGGACCAGCATCTGGCTGCGCTCTTGCCCGGGCGCTCGGTGCTGGAGCAGTTGCAGGCGCGCAACCGGGCGCTGGATCAGTCCGTGTTGCGCACCCGGCTGGCGCAGTTGGGCCTGTCGGCGGCGCGGGTCGATCAGCCCTGCGGGCTGCTTAGCGGCGGCGAGCGGTTGAAGGCGGCATTGGCCTGCGAGATCTACGCGGAGCAACCGGCGCAACTGCTCCTGCTGGACGAGCCTGACAACCACCTCGACCTGCCGTCCCGTGAGGCGCTGGAGACTCTGCTGCGGCAATACCGGGGCGCGCTGCTGGTGGTGTCCCACGACGAGGCATTCCTGGACCGGCTGGAGCTGGAGGCGCGTCTGGCGTGCATGAACGACGGTTGGCGCTGGCATCGCGAGTGA
- a CDS encoding HlyD family type I secretion periplasmic adaptor subunit: MQFSQSIRDYLGGNGARDTEFMPEVQGTLLEDSPNATRITLWAAFALLVVAIVWAYFANIEEVTKGEGKAIPSSKVQTIQNLEGGIVSEIFVREGQVVEKNQPLLRLDDTRFASNKGETEADRNSLEARVERLSAEAEGREPVFTDALKKDAPQVVEDQMALYQTRQQRQSSEQNILQEQLRQKNQELQEFRAKVQQYRSSLGLVQQEINMSEPLVKSGAVSPVELLRLRRSAVEISGDLNATSLAIPRAEAAVNEIQRKIEESKLGFRSDALKELNEVRTDFNKLTATSRAIDDKVNRTLVVSPMRGIVKQLKVNTIGGVVQPGSDMVEIVPLEDNLLVEARVRPQDIAFLHPGQPATVKFTAYDYTIYGGLKAKLELISADTITDDKGNSFYLIQVRTDKNHLGTDAKPLLIIPGMVATVDIITGEKSVLDYILKPVLKARWEALRER; the protein is encoded by the coding sequence ATGCAGTTCTCCCAATCGATCCGCGACTACCTGGGCGGCAACGGCGCCCGCGACACCGAGTTCATGCCGGAGGTTCAGGGCACCCTGCTGGAAGACTCGCCCAACGCCACCCGCATCACCCTCTGGGCGGCATTCGCCTTGCTGGTGGTAGCCATCGTCTGGGCCTACTTCGCCAACATCGAGGAAGTGACCAAGGGCGAAGGCAAGGCCATCCCCTCCTCCAAGGTGCAGACCATCCAGAACCTGGAAGGCGGCATCGTCTCGGAGATCTTCGTCCGCGAAGGCCAGGTGGTGGAGAAGAACCAGCCGCTGCTGCGGCTGGACGACACCCGCTTCGCCTCCAACAAGGGCGAGACCGAGGCCGACCGCAACTCCCTGGAAGCCCGCGTGGAACGTTTGAGCGCGGAGGCCGAAGGCCGCGAGCCGGTGTTCACCGATGCATTGAAGAAAGACGCGCCGCAGGTGGTGGAAGACCAGATGGCCCTCTACCAGACCCGCCAGCAGCGGCAGAGCAGCGAGCAGAACATCCTCCAGGAACAGCTGCGGCAGAAGAACCAGGAACTCCAGGAGTTCCGTGCCAAGGTGCAGCAATACCGCTCCAGCCTCGGCCTGGTGCAGCAGGAGATCAACATGTCCGAGCCGCTGGTGAAGAGCGGCGCGGTCTCCCCGGTGGAACTGCTGCGCCTGCGCCGCAGCGCGGTGGAGATCAGCGGCGACCTCAACGCCACCAGCCTGGCCATCCCGCGCGCCGAGGCGGCGGTGAATGAAATCCAGCGCAAGATCGAGGAATCGAAACTGGGCTTTCGCAGCGACGCGCTGAAGGAGCTCAACGAGGTCCGCACCGACTTCAACAAACTCACCGCCACCAGCCGCGCCATCGATGACAAGGTCAACCGCACCCTGGTGGTCTCACCCATGCGCGGCATCGTCAAGCAACTCAAGGTCAACACCATCGGCGGCGTGGTGCAACCGGGCAGCGACATGGTGGAAATCGTCCCGCTGGAGGACAACCTGCTGGTGGAGGCGCGGGTGCGCCCGCAGGACATCGCCTTCCTCCACCCCGGCCAGCCGGCGACCGTGAAGTTCACCGCCTACGACTACACCATCTACGGCGGGCTCAAGGCCAAGCTGGAACTGATCAGCGCCGACACCATCACCGACGACAAGGGCAACAGCTTCTATCTGATCCAGGTACGCACCGACAAGAACCACCTGGGCACCGACGCCAAGCCACTGCTGATCATCCCCGGCATGGTGGCGACGGTGGACATCATCACGGGCGAGAAGAGCGTGCTGGATTACATCCTCAAGCCGGTGCTGAAAGCGCGTTGGGAGGCGTTGCGGGAGCGGTGA
- a CDS encoding nuclear transport factor 2 family protein gives MNNDACVAQVLEAARDLVAAFARTDTEAYFAAFSEDASFIFHTWPQPLLSRAAYREVWEGWLRDDGFEVLECQSSNTFVSLQGEDVAVFCHDVATRLRIQGEESLNHERETIVFRRDPKQGRWLATHEHLSPSPTP, from the coding sequence ATGAATAACGATGCCTGCGTAGCACAGGTGTTGGAGGCTGCCCGCGATCTCGTGGCAGCCTTCGCGCGCACCGACACCGAGGCCTACTTCGCGGCCTTCAGCGAAGACGCCAGCTTCATCTTCCACACCTGGCCGCAGCCGCTGCTGTCGCGCGCGGCGTACCGCGAGGTGTGGGAAGGCTGGCTGCGTGACGACGGCTTCGAAGTCCTCGAATGCCAGTCCAGCAATACCTTTGTCAGCCTGCAGGGCGAAGATGTGGCCGTGTTCTGCCACGACGTCGCCACGCGGTTGCGCATCCAGGGAGAGGAGAGCCTGAACCACGAACGGGAGACCATCGTCTTCCGCCGTGATCCGAAACAGGGCCGCTGGCTGGCCACGCACGAGCACCTGTCACCGTCTCCGACGCCATAA
- a CDS encoding type I secretion system permease/ATPase, which translates to MIIQERGTPAPGDPRLSHDDPLLDGLLILCRLHGCTVSRNSLSAGLPLPDQLLSASLLPRAAARAGLQGRLLRRDLKSISNLNLPVLLLLNDGRSAVLRQWRDDGQALILPCETEGGEQSVSADELAAQYSGQALFARPRHELEAARKPLVPRVEAWFRDTLGLSRWLYTDALVASLLINLLGMLVPLFVMQTYDRVVPNQALSTLWVLAAGLLLGTLFELLLRVLRSNLLDMAGKKTDVVLSATLFERITGMSMVAKPETVGGFAQSIHDFQGLREFLTALTLTSLIDLPFSLLMILVIGLLGGWLIAIPLLAFPITIVFALIIQSRLRDTVQKSLTLGAERQALLIETLGGLETLKACGAESERQYRWESTHGALARLDNHARFLSALATNGTLFLQQFAGMAMICAGVYSILDGNLSVGALVASYMLNSRVLAPLGQIAGLITRYQQARLTMTSTDALMALPQERQPRQRPLERTQLHGALEVRQLSFSYQGQNTPALNHISLRLAPGEKVGIIGKSGSGKSTFGRLLMGFYQPDEGQILLDGLDLRQIDVSDLRQQIGYVAHDLPLLAGSLRDNLTLGARYISDARMLEVAELSGVSELARQHPLGFDRPVGERGQLLSGGQRQAVLMARALLLDPPILLLDEPTSAMDNSSEEILRKRLHEACRDKTLLLVTHRTSMLSLVDRLLVLDSGRIVADGPKDAVIEALRKGHVGPAAG; encoded by the coding sequence ATGATCATCCAGGAGCGCGGCACCCCCGCGCCGGGCGACCCACGCCTGAGCCATGACGACCCCCTGCTCGACGGCCTGCTGATCCTCTGCCGCCTGCACGGCTGCACGGTCAGCCGCAACAGCCTGTCGGCCGGCCTACCCTTGCCCGACCAGCTCCTGTCCGCCAGCCTGCTGCCCCGCGCGGCCGCCCGCGCCGGGCTGCAGGGACGCCTGCTGCGCCGCGATCTGAAGAGCATCTCCAACCTCAATCTGCCGGTGCTGCTGCTGCTCAACGACGGCCGCAGCGCGGTGCTGCGCCAATGGCGCGACGACGGCCAGGCATTGATCCTGCCGTGCGAGACCGAAGGCGGCGAGCAGTCCGTCAGCGCCGACGAACTGGCCGCCCAGTACAGCGGCCAGGCCCTGTTCGCCCGCCCACGCCACGAACTGGAAGCTGCGCGAAAACCGCTGGTGCCACGGGTGGAAGCCTGGTTCCGCGACACCCTCGGGCTGTCGCGCTGGCTGTATACCGACGCGCTGGTGGCCAGCCTGCTGATCAACCTGCTGGGCATGCTGGTACCGCTATTCGTCATGCAGACTTACGACCGCGTGGTGCCCAACCAGGCGCTCTCGACACTCTGGGTACTGGCCGCCGGCCTTCTGCTGGGAACGCTGTTCGAACTGCTGCTGCGGGTACTGCGCTCCAACCTGCTGGACATGGCCGGCAAGAAGACCGACGTGGTGCTGTCGGCGACCCTGTTCGAACGCATCACCGGCATGTCGATGGTCGCCAAGCCGGAAACCGTCGGCGGCTTCGCCCAGAGCATCCACGACTTCCAGGGCCTGCGCGAATTCCTTACCGCCCTGACCCTGACCAGCCTGATCGACCTGCCCTTCTCCCTCCTGATGATTCTGGTCATCGGCCTGCTCGGTGGCTGGCTCATCGCGATCCCGCTGCTGGCCTTCCCGATCACCATCGTCTTCGCCCTGATCATCCAGAGCCGCCTGCGCGACACGGTGCAGAAGAGCCTGACCCTGGGCGCCGAGCGCCAGGCGCTGCTGATCGAAACCCTGGGCGGCCTGGAAACCCTCAAGGCCTGCGGCGCCGAGAGTGAGCGCCAATACCGCTGGGAAAGCACCCACGGCGCCCTAGCCCGCCTGGACAATCACGCCCGCTTCCTCTCCGCGCTGGCCACCAACGGCACCCTGTTCCTGCAGCAGTTCGCCGGCATGGCGATGATCTGCGCCGGGGTCTACAGCATCCTCGACGGCAACCTCAGCGTCGGCGCGCTGGTCGCCAGCTACATGCTCAACAGCCGGGTGCTCGCTCCGCTCGGCCAGATCGCCGGGCTGATCACCCGTTACCAGCAGGCTCGCCTGACCATGACCAGCACCGACGCGCTGATGGCCCTGCCGCAGGAGCGCCAGCCGCGCCAGCGTCCGCTGGAACGGACGCAACTGCACGGTGCCCTGGAAGTCCGCCAGCTCAGCTTCAGCTACCAGGGCCAGAACACCCCGGCGCTGAACCACATCAGCCTGCGCCTGGCCCCCGGCGAGAAGGTCGGCATCATCGGCAAGAGCGGCTCCGGCAAGAGCACCTTCGGCCGGCTGCTGATGGGTTTCTACCAGCCCGACGAAGGACAGATCCTGCTCGACGGCCTGGACCTGCGGCAGATCGACGTCTCTGACCTGCGCCAGCAGATCGGTTACGTCGCCCATGACCTGCCCCTGCTGGCCGGCAGCCTGCGCGACAATCTGACCCTCGGCGCGCGCTACATCAGCGACGCGCGGATGCTGGAAGTGGCCGAGCTGAGCGGCGTCAGCGAGCTGGCCCGGCAGCACCCGCTGGGCTTCGACCGTCCGGTGGGCGAGCGCGGCCAACTGCTCTCCGGAGGCCAGCGCCAGGCCGTGCTGATGGCCCGCGCGCTGCTGCTCGACCCACCGATCCTGCTGCTCGACGAACCCACCAGCGCCATGGACAACAGCAGCGAGGAAATCCTGCGCAAGCGCCTGCACGAAGCCTGCCGCGACAAGACCCTGCTGCTGGTCACCCACCGCACCTCGATGCTCAGCCTGGTCGACCGCCTGCTGGTGCTCGACAGCGGCCGCATCGTCGCCGACGGCCCGAAAGACGCGGTCATCGAAGCATTGCGCAAGGGCCATGTCGGCCCGGCAGCGGGGTAA
- the soxR gene encoding redox-sensitive transcriptional activator SoxR, which yields MKKSSPCSMHRDLSVGELAKRAGVAVSALHFYEAKGLIASTRNAGNQRRYSRDTLRRVAVIKVAQRVGIPLGEIAEALASLPRGHNPTAADWARLSARWRDDLNERIEKLLLLRDQLDGCIGCGCLSMEACPLRNPGDRLAEEGPGAHWRGAAE from the coding sequence ATGAAGAAATCGTCTCCCTGTTCGATGCACCGCGACCTGAGCGTCGGCGAGCTGGCCAAACGCGCTGGCGTGGCCGTGTCGGCGCTGCACTTCTACGAAGCCAAGGGGCTGATCGCCAGCACGCGCAATGCTGGCAACCAGCGCCGTTATTCGCGCGATACGCTGCGGCGGGTGGCGGTGATCAAGGTCGCGCAAAGAGTTGGCATCCCGCTGGGCGAGATTGCCGAGGCGCTGGCCTCGTTGCCTCGCGGGCACAACCCGACGGCGGCGGACTGGGCGCGGCTATCGGCGCGCTGGCGGGATGATCTGAACGAGCGGATCGAGAAGCTGCTGTTGCTGCGCGATCAGCTCGATGGCTGCATTGGTTGCGGATGTCTGTCGATGGAGGCGTGCCCGCTGCGCAATCCGGGTGACCGGTTGGCGGAGGAGGGGCCGGGGGCGCATTGGCGGGGGGCGGCGGAGTGA
- the speB gene encoding agmatinase, translating into MDKKLHQPLGGNEMPRFGGIATMMRLPHIQSPEELNKLDAAFVGVPLDIGTSLRSGTRFGPREIRAESVMIRPYNMATGAAPFDSLNIADIGDVAINTFNLLEAVRIIEEAYDGILDHGIIPLTLGGDHTITLPILRAIHKKHGKVGLVHIDAHADVNDHMFGEKIAHGTTFRRAVEEGLLDCDRVVQIGLRAQGYTAEDFNWSRKQGFRVVQAEECWHKSLAPLMAEVREKVGGGPVYLSFDIDGIDPAWAPGTGTPEIGGLTTIQAMEIVRGCQGLDIIGCDLVEVSPPYDTTGNTSLLGANLLYEMLCILPGVERR; encoded by the coding sequence ATGGACAAGAAACTTCACCAGCCCCTGGGCGGTAACGAAATGCCGCGTTTCGGCGGCATCGCCACCATGATGCGCCTGCCGCACATCCAGTCCCCCGAAGAGCTCAACAAGCTCGACGCCGCCTTCGTCGGCGTGCCGCTGGATATCGGCACCTCCCTGCGCTCCGGCACTCGTTTCGGGCCGCGCGAAATCCGCGCCGAGTCGGTGATGATCCGTCCGTACAACATGGCCACCGGCGCTGCGCCGTTCGACTCGCTGAACATCGCCGACATCGGTGACGTGGCGATCAACACCTTCAACCTGCTGGAAGCCGTGCGCATCATCGAGGAAGCCTACGATGGCATCCTCGACCACGGCATCATCCCGCTGACCCTGGGTGGCGACCACACCATCACCCTGCCGATCCTGCGTGCCATCCACAAGAAGCACGGCAAGGTCGGCCTGGTGCACATCGACGCCCACGCGGACGTCAACGATCACATGTTCGGCGAGAAGATCGCCCACGGCACTACCTTCCGCCGCGCGGTGGAAGAAGGCCTGCTCGACTGCGACCGCGTGGTGCAGATCGGCCTGCGCGCCCAGGGCTATACCGCCGAAGACTTCAACTGGAGCCGCAAGCAGGGCTTCCGCGTGGTGCAGGCCGAAGAGTGCTGGCACAAGTCGCTGGCTCCGCTGATGGCCGAAGTGCGCGAGAAAGTCGGCGGCGGCCCGGTCTACCTGTCCTTCGACATCGATGGCATCGACCCGGCCTGGGCGCCCGGCACCGGCACCCCGGAAATCGGCGGCCTGACCACCATCCAGGCAATGGAAATCGTGCGTGGCTGCCAGGGCCTGGACATCATCGGTTGCGACCTGGTGGAAGTCTCCCCGCCCTACGACACCACCGGCAATACCTCGCTGCTCGGCGCCAACCTGCTGTACGAAATGCTCTGCATCCTCCCGGGCGTAGAGCGCCGCTAA